GGTATCCGTCATTGCGAGTCCGACGAAGGAGGACGAAGCAATCCCTGGCCACCTACACGAGTTTCTTATACTTAATCCTTGCAGGGGTTGTATCTGAAACTCTCTTCTTATAGTTTTCTTCATAATCTGAATAGTTCCCTTCGAACCAAACCACCTTTGAATTGCCTTCAAAGGCTATCATATGAGTAGTTACCCTGTCGAGGAACCATCTGTCGTGTGATATAATTACAGCACATCCGGCGAAGTTCTCCAGACCTTCTTCCAATGCTCTGAGAGTATTAACATCTATATCGTTTGTCGGCTCATCGAGCAGAAGAACATTTGCGCCGGATTTAAGGGTAAGTGCAAGGTGAAGCCTGTTTCTCTCTCCTCCTGAAAGGACCCCGCATTTTTCTCCTGATCGGCTCCGGTGAAGTTAAAACGAGCCACATAAGCACGTGCATTCACCGGACGGTTTCCGACCATTACATCCTGCTGTCCTCCTGAAATAACCTCATAAACTGTTTTCGCAGGGTCAATTGCAGAATGTGCCTGGTCGACATATCCAAGTGTAACGGTCTCACCTATTTTGAAGCTTCCCTTGTCAGCCCCTTCCTGTCCCATTATCATTCTGAAGAGAGTTGTTTTACCGGCGCCATTTGGTCCGATAACACCAACTATTCCGTTTGGAGGAAGGCTGAATTCCAAATCTTCAAATAATACTTTATTATCGAAAGCTTTTGTAACAGACTTCGCCTCGATTACCTTGTCGCCTAAGCGTGGTCCGTTAGGAATAAATATTTCAAGTTTATCTTCCTTCTGTTTTACATCCTGATTAAGGAGGTTTTCATAGGCCCCTAACCTGGCTTTCGACTTTGCATGACGTGCTTTCGGGGACATTCTGACCCATTCAAGTTCGCGTTCAAGGATCTTGCGTCTCTTAACATTTCCTTTTTCTTCTGATTCCAGTCTTTTTGCTTTCTGTTCAAGCCATGAAGAATAATTCCCTTTCCAGGGGATTCCTTCGCCGCGGTCGAGCTCGAGTATCCATCCGGCTACATTATCCAGGAAATAACGGTCGTGAGTGATGCAAATCACTGTTCCGTGGTATTGCTTGAGTGTTGTTTCAAGCCACTGAACAGATTCTGCATCGAGGTGGTTTGTAGGCTCATCGAGAAGAAGAACATCGGGCTGCTGCAGTAGTAATCTGCAGAGCGCCACCCTTCTCCGTTCTCCTCCAGAAAGGACATTTACCCTTGCATCGCCTTCCGGACAACGGAGTGCGTCCATAGCCCTTTCCAGCTTATGCTCAATATTCCAGCCATCGTGGTATTCAATCTTTTCCTGAAGTACTGCCTGACGATCCATCAGTTGCTGCATCTTATCAGGATTTTCATATACCTCAGGTTCCCCGAAACTGTTATTTATTTTTCATACTCTTTTATAATCTCCATTATATCCTTCACTCCTTCCTCAACGATTTCCCTTACTGAACGGTTTTCATCAAGCAAAGGATCCTGTGAGAGATGTCCAACAGTGTATCCTGGAAGAAATGTAACCTCTCCCTGATACTCCTTTTCGAGACCGGCAATTATTTTCAGAAGTGTTGATTTCCCTGATCCGTTAAGACCGATGATGCCGATTTTCGCTCCAAGGAAAAATGATAGAGATATATCTTTCAGCACCTGCCTGTGAGGAGGGAAAGGTTTTCCCTACACGGTACATTGAAAAAATGATCTTATTGTCGTCAGCCATAATATTATAGATTAGTCACCGTACAAAAATAAGCAGAGACGCCCGATTTGGGCGTCTCTACCATAATATTTTTTCAAAATTTTATTTCTTCTCAAATAATTTAAGAGTCTCATCCTGCATTAATACCCAGATGGAGTAGACCCCTTTTAAAGTTCCTATCGGGATATTCAGGCATCCTACCACAGCAACTACCATAACCAGGTATCTTGCCCATGGCAGATACGACAGAAGCCCCAATCCGCCAACCAGTCCAAGTGTTGATAAGAACCCTATAAGCAGAGGGACACTTATTGACAGGAATCTGAGTACTATTACTCCTGTCTCGTCATTTTCAACAAACCCGCTGGCAAACCTCAAAGCAAAAAATGCTGCAACAGCACCTATCAGACCGAGGATTCCGAAGCCGATATGAATAGCTCCGACCACGGTTACATGCTTTCTCATTTTTGAATCTTCCATGATGCTAATTTTTTATGCAATTTATAAATATTTTCATTCCTGATACAATGACTATCAATTTTGGAGATTGCTGCATACAAAGAAAAGAGTTTTAGTATCTTTGGACTTTAAAATATGATTATATGAAAAGGAAATTACTCTATGCTGCCGGATTTTTACTAGTTGCTTTTTCGTTTAATGCCTGCGAAGGACTGACCTGTAAAGTTTGTTCACAGAATACATATAATTCTTCCGGATCACTGATTACAGCAGGCACAGAAACAGAATATTGTGATGCAGACCTGGTAAAGATTCAGGCTACTCCTGATGTTACGGTATTAGGGGTTACAACTAAATGGGTTTGCAGGTAATTAGTACCTGACTCCTATCATAGTCACGTCATCAACCTGAGAGTTGTCTCCGCGCCACTCTTCAAATATCTCATTTAGCCGCTCACCCTGCTTAAGCATTGGTTTTCCTGCCATTGCAATCAGGGTTTCTTTTAGTTGGGCAGACATAAATTTCTTCTCTTTCGGTCCGCCAAACTGGTCGCAATAACCATCAGAGAAAATATACATGGCATCTCCCTTCTGGAGATCAATCTCATTAAGGGTAAATGGTGTCATTTTATAATGAATGGCAACCGGCATCTTATCAGCCCGGTAATGAATAAGCTCATTGCCCCTGATCAGATAGAGCGGATTATTTGCTCCTGAGTAATAGAGTTTATTTTTGTCAAAATCAATAACAAGAACAGCGATATCCATTCCGTCCTTTATACTCTCTTCTTCGGCAACCTGTTTCAGTGCCTTAATAATACCGGCACGAAGTTCTTCAATTATCTGGTCGGGCATCAGGACATGCTTCCCGTTTACGATTTCATTTAGCATCGTTACTCCAAGCATGCTCATAAAGGCACCCGGAACTCCATGACCAGTACAGTCGGCTGCAATAATAACCTGAAGGTTCCCCTGGGATGAAACCCAGTAAAAGTCACCGCTTACAATAGCCAGCGGTTTATATAATACAAAGTGTTCCAGCTTATCGCTGAAGAGTTCAAGAGAAGGTATAAGTGCAGTTTGAATTCTCTTTGCATACATTATACTATCGGTAATATGCTTCTTCTGGTATGCAATCTGGTCACGCTGAGCTTCAGCAAGGTCTCTCTGCTGTTCAATCTCATCCTTCTGGGCTGATATAATCCGGTTTTTCTCCTCGAGCCTTATATTGGCTTCTTTCTTAATCTTATATCCTCTGTAGATATAGTACCCGAGAAAACTGACGAGGAGTAAAGCAAACAATACAAAATAGAGTATAAGTTTCTGTTTTTCAATAGCTTCCAGCTGGACTTTGATCTTGTTGTCCTGCTCTGAGATTCTTTTAAGCTGCTCATCAATCCTGGCTAACTGAAGGTTTATCTTTTCCTTTTGATTTGTCAGAGTATCCTTTTGTATCTGTACCTCTTTCTGCTGCAGAACAATAGTCTGCTTCTGAACAGTGATCTCACCCTGCTGTTTACTTATCTGGACAAACTGTCTGTCGAGAACTTTTTGTTTTTCATTAAGGGTTTTTTCTTTAATCGCAATCTCCTGATTAAGGCTGTCGAGATGAGCTTTTTGTCGTAGTATTTCAGCTTTCTGATTATTTATCATTTCAAGCTGTTGGCGAATAGTATCGCGCTGTATCACAATCTGTTCGCTCGCCTTTCCAAAAAGGTTTTCCCAGTCTTCCTTTGTTTTAATTGCCTGGGTAAGCATATTGGGATTAACGTTCATTCCGGCCTTTTTGATCATATCTTCATTCACACCATAGTTTGGCATTTGTCCCTTAACTCCCATGAAATTGATCATTGATTCCCTGAATTCATAGCCTTCTGTGATCAGCAATGTCTGATGACCTTCAAGTTTAGCTTTAACTTTATTAAGGTTAAATCCTTTTGCCTTATTTATATACAATACCTGAGTATGAAGAATGTCCTCCTCCCTTCTGAAAGCAACAAGTTCAACAGGTTTGTCCTGAATCGTCTTCCGGGTTTTCGCAAGGTTTCCCATTTCCCAGAAAAGTTCAGAGGTATTATCAAGAATCCCTATCCTGAATATTGCGGAATCTGCAAATCCGGGTCCGTAATCAATATATTTTGATATATCGAAGATAAATACAGAACGGGTCCCGTCGTCCAATCCTCCCTGGCTGTAACCATTACTGATAAACAATAACAATCCTAATGACAGGATTGAAGCTCTGATAAAGCGGATCTGTTTTAACATGTTATTCAGGTATTATTAATACGAATTTGCACAATTTTATTTTAGAAACCAAATCTGCCGGAGTCATGATCTTCCGGGAATGTTGATAAAATGTTAATAACTGCGGTATTATAGCAGTTCCTGCTGATTTTCTTATAGTAATTTTATAGATGTTTAAAAAATAGCGATAATGACCCTGAATATCAGCAACTTGGAGCTTGAAGGAAAAAATCTGGTAATTGTAGAGGATGATCTCCCATCGATAAAATACTATGAGACTCTGCTGAAGAATTCAGGCGCTGATGTTAAAATCTTTCGTACAGGCAAAGAATTTGTTGAATATCTAAATGAAGGAAAACCTGCAATAGATCTGGTTTTCATGGATTTTCTTATTCCTCTGATAAATGGTATTGAGTGCATCAGAATTTTCCGAAAAGAAAGAAAAGGTACTCCTGTAATAATGATTACCGCATACTCTTCCGAACAGGCAAAAACAGATGCTTATATTGCGGGCTGCAGTGAATATGTCCTTAAGCCTATTTATCCCGAGAAGATATTCTTCCTAATTGAAAAATATCTCAGAACAACCACAACTGTTTTCCAACAATAGTAATCAACCATACCTTTATCTAACCACAAAGGGCACAAAGAATTTACACGAAGGCCACAAAGGATTATTCTTAATAGGGACTATCGAATAAAAAAAATACTTTGTGTACTTTGAGTATCCTTTGTGTGCTTTGTGGTTAATGGATTTCGACTTCTAATTTCCGGAAGGCTGCACCATCTTCACATAGTCGGCATAATATCCTTCAAGTTTTGATGTTATCTCCTGACCCAGTTCGTTCTTACCATATGCCTCGCATGCATTTGCAACCCTTGATGTGTACTGGATAGCTGTTTGTATTTCAAACTCGGCTGAATTGATAATGTATGGCCTCTGTTTAAGATAATAGTCAAGCTGTTCAAAATAATACTTACTAAAATCGTTCGTCATAGCGACAGCTTTTTCGGTTGCTCCTGCAGCAAAATAGGCTTCAATAATATCTGCCACATAAGGATCATATGAAACCTTCTCAAGCGGCAGTGCATTCATACAATAATCAAGAACCTCTATTGCTTTCTCATTCTTTCCCTCAGCAACAAGTTCCTTTGCCAGTCTGGCATGATTAAGCCTTGCTTTGATAACAATTATTGTACGCTTATGGTTATAGTCAATATTTACCTTGGGATCATTTGCACCGCCCCAGGCAAATTTCTTAATCATATTCTCATACAAAATATCGGCATCTATCCTTCCATATTCAAGCCAGTTCTTATTTTGCGATTTAATAGGAACAAGTCTGAAAGCAAGTCCTTCAAGCTGAAAATATTCCTCAAGGCCAAAAGCATCATTGTGATATCCCGTTACAAAATAAATCGGGCGTTCCCATTTATTGTGTGCAAGTATGTCAAGGACAATGAGCTGACTTTTCAAAATTGAATTCCCCTTCAGTTTGATATCGATGTATGGAACAATTTTGTCGGCATCCTCAGGCTTAACTGTTCCGGAGGCGATAACTTTTGCTGCATCAACAGGGATCCTGATTATTTTTGTAGGCACAACATCGAGCATTTCAGTAGTCGAAACCTGAACTTTAGTGCCCTTATTATCACTTTTTATCCACTCGATCACAGTTGAAATGTCAACAGGGTCTTTTGTTTTTTCCACAATAAAAACCTGGTTGTTAATACCGTCATAATATTTTTTTACAGGCAGTGTAACAGGAAGAGGAGCAGATTCATATACTTTGTTTTTCATCTGGTTTATATACCAGTCTGTGTTAAGCAGCATCAGGTTGCAAACACGTATATCGGTTCTGGTTCCTTCAACTTCCTGTGCATACCATAACGGGAAGGTGTCGTTATCGCCGTTTGTAAACAGAATAGCGTTAGGAGCACACGAATTAAGATAGTTTTTTGCAACATCTCTTGCCAGATAACGTCCCGAACGGTCATGATCATCCCAGTTCTCTGAGCCCATAACCAAAGGTACAGCCACAAAACAGAGCACTCCGGCAACCGGTGCTGCAATTTTCTCGCTGACAACTTTTGAAAATAAATCGAATAAAGCAAGTACTCCAAGCCCTATCCATACAGAAAAGAAGTAGAAAGATCCTGTATAGGCATAATCTCTTTCTCTTGGCTGGTTCGGATACTGGTTCAGATAAATCACAATTGCTATTCCTGTCATTATGAAGAGGATACCGATTATTCCCCAGTTTCTGTTGTCGCGGTTGAGGTGATAAAACATACCTGCTAATCCAAGCAGGAAAGGAAGGAGGAAATACTTGTTCCGTGAAGTATCGTTTTTCTGTTCTGCAGGAAGATCTGCTGTTCCAAGTCTTGGTTCATCCAGGAATTTAATTCCTGTAATCCAGTTGCCGTTAACAGCACCACCTGTTCCCTGAGTGTCGTTCTGCTTTCCTGAAAAGTTCCACATGAAATACCTGAAGTACATATACCCAAACTGATAGGAAAACATAAACCTCAGATTCTCTCCGAAAGTCGGACGTCTTATTACTTTTTTCTCGCCTGCCTGGTCAGTTGTCTGAAGAGGAGTTCCTTTCACCTCTCCCCATTGTTCATATACGCTGATATGATCTTCCTGGTCGCTCCACATCCTTGGAAACAGGGTCATGAAACGCGGATCATAAATCCTTTCAAGATTTTTTCCGGTAATTATATATTTTCCTTTTTCAAGTGCATATTTGGGTTTACCATCTTTATAATCAGTAACAGGTGCATTATAATATGCCCCGTGAAAAAGCGGCCTCTGCCCATACTGCTCCCTGTTAAGAAAATAGAGCAGGTTGAATGGATTTGAAGGATTATTTTCATTAAGAGGAGTATCAGCTGTTGATCTGATGACGATAATTGCATTTGACGAATAACCGATCATTATAACCATTATAGCGGTCATTGAGGTATTGAGTATTGTTCTGCTCTTTCCCGCGATATACCAGATAAGTCCCGATACTGAAACAAGAACCAGAATATTAAGTATGGCAGAGCCGGAAATTATCCAAATACCAACAAAAAACAGAGCGGCAATGGCAAAGAGGGCATTTTTGGTTGTGTTATTTGAAGTAAAGGAGAACCTGACCGAAAGTATAAAAAGAGCAGCCAGCAAAATAATATGAAATGCCATTCCGCTGTTAACAGGAAGTCCCAGTGTATTTACAAAAAACAGATCAAATTTTGATGAGATAA
The nucleotide sequence above comes from Bacteroidales bacterium. Encoded proteins:
- a CDS encoding DUF4154 domain-containing protein, whose translation is MLKQIRFIRASILSLGLLLFISNGYSQGGLDDGTRSVFIFDISKYIDYGPGFADSAIFRIGILDNTSELFWEMGNLAKTRKTIQDKPVELVAFRREEDILHTQVLYINKAKGFNLNKVKAKLEGHQTLLITEGYEFRESMINFMGVKGQMPNYGVNEDMIKKAGMNVNPNMLTQAIKTKEDWENLFGKASEQIVIQRDTIRQQLEMINNQKAEILRQKAHLDSLNQEIAIKEKTLNEKQKVLDRQFVQISKQQGEITVQKQTIVLQQKEVQIQKDTLTNQKEKINLQLARIDEQLKRISEQDNKIKVQLEAIEKQKLILYFVLFALLLVSFLGYYIYRGYKIKKEANIRLEEKNRIISAQKDEIEQQRDLAEAQRDQIAYQKKHITDSIMYAKRIQTALIPSLELFSDKLEHFVLYKPLAIVSGDFYWVSSQGNLQVIIAADCTGHGVPGAFMSMLGVTMLNEIVNGKHVLMPDQIIEELRAGIIKALKQVAEEESIKDGMDIAVLVIDFDKNKLYYSGANNPLYLIRGNELIHYRADKMPVAIHYKMTPFTLNEIDLQKGDAMYIFSDGYCDQFGGPKEKKFMSAQLKETLIAMAGKPMLKQGERLNEIFEEWRGDNSQVDDVTMIGVRY
- a CDS encoding response regulator; the protein is MTLNISNLELEGKNLVIVEDDLPSIKYYETLLKNSGADVKIFRTGKEFVEYLNEGKPAIDLVFMDFLIPLINGIECIRIFRKERKGTPVIMITAYSSEQAKTDAYIAGCSEYVLKPIYPEKIFFLIEKYLRTTTTVFQQ
- a CDS encoding DUF2723 domain-containing protein, translating into MKNYRLINNISGWVVFAVAAVTYLMTLEPTASLWDCGEFIASAFKLEVGHPPGNPVFMVMARFFTLFAGGDVSKVAVMVNAMSALVSAFTILFLFWTITHLARKILLNDESKFSQGRLIAVMAAGFVGSLAYTFSDSFWFSAVEGEVYATSSLFTACVFWAILKWEDVADEQYADRWLILIAFLMGLSIGVHLLNLLALPAIVLVYYFKKFEFSWKGFLFSLSTSVALLALLMYGIMPGVVIISSKFDLFFVNTLGLPVNSGMAFHIILLAALFILSVRFSFTSNNTTKNALFAIAALFFVGIWIISGSAILNILVLVSVSGLIWYIAGKSRTILNTSMTAIMVIMIGYSSNAIIVIRSTADTPLNENNPSNPFNLLYFLNREQYGQRPLFHGAYYNAPVTDYKDGKPKYALEKGKYIITGKNLERIYDPRFMTLFPRMWSDQEDHISVYEQWGEVKGTPLQTTDQAGEKKVIRRPTFGENLRFMFSYQFGYMYFRYFMWNFSGKQNDTQGTGGAVNGNWITGIKFLDEPRLGTADLPAEQKNDTSRNKYFLLPFLLGLAGMFYHLNRDNRNWGIIGILFIMTGIAIVIYLNQYPNQPRERDYAYTGSFYFFSVWIGLGVLALFDLFSKVVSEKIAAPVAGVLCFVAVPLVMGSENWDDHDRSGRYLARDVAKNYLNSCAPNAILFTNGDNDTFPLWYAQEVEGTRTDIRVCNLMLLNTDWYINQMKNKVYESAPLPVTLPVKKYYDGINNQVFIVEKTKDPVDISTVIEWIKSDNKGTKVQVSTTEMLDVVPTKIIRIPVDAAKVIASGTVKPEDADKIVPYIDIKLKGNSILKSQLIVLDILAHNKWERPIYFVTGYHNDAFGLEEYFQLEGLAFRLVPIKSQNKNWLEYGRIDADILYENMIKKFAWGGANDPKVNIDYNHKRTIIVIKARLNHARLAKELVAEGKNEKAIEVLDYCMNALPLEKVSYDPYVADIIEAYFAAGATEKAVAMTNDFSKYYFEQLDYYLKQRPYIINSAEFEIQTAIQYTSRVANACEAYGKNELGQEITSKLEGYYADYVKMVQPSGN